CCCCGAGGTGGGGATGACCTACCGCCAGGAGTTCTACGCAGGTGAGGCAGAGGACCGCGGCGAGGTGCTGGCGCTGCACCAGCGGGCGACCGTGCCCGCCGGCAGCTACGACGGGCTCCTCCAGACCGCCGACACGACCCCCCTCGAAGCCGCGGTGCTCGAGCACAAGTTCTACGCCGAGGGCGTCGGGCTGGTCCTCACCGTCGACCTCGAGTCCACGGCCCGCGAAGAGCTGGTGTCGGTGGCCCGGGTCGACGCTGCCGAGGCACACCGCTCCGGCACCACACCGCTGGGCCGTCCGTCCTGACCGCCTCGCCCGCCGGGTCCCGGGTACCGATGAGTCCCGGGTCCCACCGAGGTCGACCCATCCGGGACGACGAGCGCGAGGAGCGGACGCGATGGCGGTGGTCGACGACGTACGGCCGCTCGGCAGCGAGCTCGAGCGGTCCTACGAGGTGTTCGTGCGCGGCCGGCTGAAGTTCCGGGTCAAGCAGATCGTCTACGTCGCGTTCTCCCTCGACGAGACCGTGAAGGGCTTCGCCTTCCCGCGGGACGAGCGAGCGGCGCTGGTGGCGAGCGAGCCGCAGAAGTTCCAGCTCCCGTCGACCTCCGACCTGCGCTTCCACTGGGTCCACGCCGACCTCGCGGCCCTGGACCCGACCGAGGCCCGCGAGCTCGTCGTCGACGCGTGGCGGATGGTCGTCCCCCAGAAGCTCTCGCGGGCGTACGACCTCGCGCACCCCAGCGGCCCGGGCTGAGGTGAGGATCGAGAAGGCACGGACCTAGGCGGGCGGCGCCGTCGTCACCGGACGCCCGGGGTCGTCGGCGAGATCCCCGCGCTCCGAGGGAGGCACGAATCGATTGCCCGGCAGCGCCACCAGGGAGAAGACTGCTCCGGCCACGCACAGCACCCCGATCATCACGCACGCCGCACCCAACCCGGACATGAAGGCCTCCTCCATCGCTGCGGCCACCCCGGGCACCTGGGCGCCGATGGCGTCGGCGACGCCGACCGAGTCCTCAGCGGCTCGCAGCTGGTCCGAGGGGAGCCGACCCTCCAGGAGCTCGACGAGCCGGGACGCGTACAGCGAGGAGAAGAGCGACCCGACCACGGCCACGCCGAGGGTGCCACCCAGCTCGCGGGTGGCGTCGTTGACCGCCGAGCCGACGCCGGCTCGCGCGGGCGGCAGCACCTGCATGATCGACTCCGTCGCCGGCGTCGAGATCAGGCCGAGGCCGGCCCCCATCAGGATCATCTGCCCGACGATCGTGGTCGCGTAGTCGGCGTCGGCCTCCATCGTCGAGATCCAGAGGAACGAGGCGCCGAGGAGGGCCATGCCGGTGGCGACCACGACCTTGACCCCGATCCGCGGTGCCAGCAGCCCGCCGACGATCGAGGAGATCGCGATGCTCAGGGCCACCGGCAGGATCCGGGTGCCGGTGCCGAGGGCGGAGTAGTCGCGCACGAACTGGAAGAACTGGGTGATCAGGAAGATGAAGCCGAAGAGGGCGAAGTAGCTGATCGTGACCGCAGCAGCCGCTGCCGAGAACCGCCGGTCGCGGAACAGCGTGATGTCGAGCATCGGGTGCTCGGCGCGGTGCTCCAGGCGCAGGAAGACGGACAGCAGCACCAGCGTGGCGCCGAATCCGAGCAGGGTCTGGGTGCTCGTCCATCCCGCCTCAGGGGCCTCGATGATGGTCCAGGTCAGCAGCCCGAGCAGGCCGACGGAGACCCCCAACCCGGGCAGGTCCAGGGGCGGGACCCCCGGGTCCCGGGACTCCGGGACGAAGGCGATCGCCATCACGATGGCCACGACCGCCACCGGGACCATCGCCCAGAACACGCTCTGCCAGGCGAAGTGCTCGAGCAACCACCCGCCGGCGACCGGACCGGCCGCGACCCCGACCCCGGTGGCTGCGCCCCAGATCCCCAGCGCCGCGGCGCGCTGACGACGGTCGGTGTAGGCGTTCGCGATGATCGACAGCGTCGTCGGGAAGATGACGGCGGCGCAGACACCGGCGGCGAAGCGGGTGGCGATCAGCGCGCCCGAGGAGTCGACGAGGGCGGCGGCGAGGCTGGCCAGACCGAAGCCGAGCAGGCCCAGGACCAACGCCGGCCGGCGCCCGAACCGGTCCGAGAGGCTTCCCGCAGCCAGCACCAGCGCCGCGAACGACAGGTTGTAGCCGTCCACGATCCACAGCAGCTCACGCGTCCCCGCATCCAGCTCACGCGACAGGGTGGGGAGGGCGATGTTGACGATCGTGGTGTTGAGGTTGATGGCGAGCACCGCGACGCAGACCGTCGCGAGGATCGCGGACCTGGACCTGATGACAGGCATGGGTGCCTCACTCGGAGCCGAAGGAATGTGGATGGTGTCAACATCACCATGCTCCGCAATGTGGGCGCTGTCAACACTCGGCTACTCTTCGGTGGTGACCAGCGCGACGTACCACCACGGCAACCTGCGTGCCGCCCTGATCGAGACCGGACTCGCGATGGCCCGCGAGTCCGGACCGGACGGGGTGGCCCTGCGCGAGGTCGCCCGCCGGGTCGGCGTGTCGCACAACGCGGCCTACCGCCACTTCGCGGACCGGGAGGCGCTGCTCACGGAGATCTCGGCCCACGCCATGGAGCAGCTCACCGAGGCCATGCGGACCCGGATCGAGGCCGTCTCGACACGACTGGATCCGGTCTCAGGCGCCCGTCGACGCCTGAGCGAGGTCGGTCGGGCCTACGTCGAGTTCGCCCTGGCCGAGCCCGGCCTGTTCAGGGTGGCGTTCGCGAGCAAGGCCGACGGGGCTGCGGAGAGCCCGCTGGGTCCGCCGACGGGAGAAGGCCCGTACGGCCTGCTCAACGACGTGCTCGACGAGCTGGTGGCCACCGGCTACCTCGATCCGGCGCGCCGAGCCGGCTCCGAGGTCGCGTGCTGGTCCGCGGTGCACGGCTTCGCCGAGCTGTGCCTGGACGGCCCGCTCCGCCTGCTCCCGTCCTCACAGCGGGAGGAGGTCCTGACCCGACTGCTCGACACCGTCGACCGGGGACTGGGTGATCCCGCCTAGCAAGGGCGTCCACGCCCCCAGCGTGCCACGGACCCTGGGGCGGGCCACGGTCACGCCGAGCCCGGGCGGAGGGTCCGGCGCAGGTGCGCGGTGACGTGCGGCGACGTGGTGAGCGCGACGGCGCGGTCGGCCGAGGCCGGTGCGGTCGGCAGTCCCAGCTCCTGCTCGCACAGCGCCCGCAGCACCCAGTACGGCTGGTAGCCGGCCACGGCAGCCTCACCCAGCTCGGCGACGAGCGCGTCCAGCTGGGCGAGGGCCGTGCTCGCTCCGCTGACCTGCCGATGCGCCGCAGCCCTGGCCACGGCCGTCCCCGTGGTGGGGGCGAGCCGGATCAGCCCGTCGTAGAGCTGGACGATGCCGTTCCAGTGGGTCTGGCCGGTGGCGCTGCGTCGGTTGTGGAGGGACTGGATCGCCGCCAGCAGCTGGTAGGGCCCGAGGCGGCCTCCCCCGAGCGCGACGGCGAGGTGACGTTCGGCCTCGCCGACGAGCTCGCGCGACCACGAGGTCACGTCCTGGTCGGCCAGCGGCACGTACGCCCCGCTCGCGTCACGGCGCGCGTCGTGGCGGGCGTGCGAGTGCAGCATCAGGGAGAGCAGCCCGTGGGTCTCCGGCTCCCCGGGGAGCAGCTCGGTGAGCAGCCGGGCGAGTCGGATCGCTTCGGGCACCAGCTCCTGTCGGGCGTCGTCGAGGCCGTCGACGTCGTCCCAGCCGGTCCCGTAGGCGGCGTACACGGCCTCGAGCACGGCGTCGAGACGCTCCGGGAGCTCCTCGGGTCCGGGGACCCGGAACGGGATGCCGGCGTCCTTGATCTTGGCCTTGGCCCGCACCAACCGCTGCCCCATCGTGGTCGGAGCCACCAGGAACGCCCGGGAGATCCTCGCGGCATCCAGCCCGAGCACGGCCTGCAGGATCAGCGGGCTACGCATCTCGGGGGCGATCGCGGGGTGGGCACAGGCGAACATCAGGCGCAGCCGGTCGTCCGGGATCTCCCCGGCGGGCTGCTGCTCCCAGCGCTCCTCGATCGCCCGAGCCAGTTCCGGAAGGGCCGAGCGCGCCACGTCGCGGCGCCGGGACGCATCGATGATCCTCCGCCGCGCAGCCGTGAGCAGCCACGACTCCGGTCGCTCCGGGATGCCGCGATCGGGCCAAGTGCTCAGGGCGGCGACCAGGGCGTCGCCGAGGGCGTCCTCGGCGGCAGCAAGGTCGCCCGAGACCGTCGCCAGGTAGGCGACCAGGCGGCCGTACGACGTCCGGGCGACCTCGTCGACGGCCGCAGCCGTGGGGCTGGTCACGTCCGCGGGGGCAGCAGCGGGCGCACCTCGACCGAGGCATAGCTCGCCGAGGGACACCGCTCGGCCCAGGCCAGGGCGGTGTCGAGATCGGGGACGTCGATGACGAAGTAGCCCCCGAGCTGCTCCTTGGTGTCCGCGAAGGGACCGTCCTGGACCCGGCGCCTCCCGTCGCGCACACGCACGGTCGTCGCCGTCCACGGGGGTTGCAGGCCACCCGCACCGACGAGCAGGCCGCTCTCGGTGAGAGCGTCGATGTAGCCCTGCCAGGACTCCCAGTATTCGCCGCTGCGCTCGGGGTGGTCCCGGGTGGCAAAGGCGTCGTCGTCCTCGAGCGCCTGGATGAGGTAGTGCATGGTGGCCTCCTGGGTCTCGGGGCAGGTGCTGCCTCCACAGGGCAGACGTCCGGGCGACTGCGGTTTCGACATCGCCCGGACCGCAGCGAGCAGTCACCGATGTCGAAACCCTCGCACCTCCGACGTCTGCAGGTTGAGCAGGTCCTTCCGGCCCGCGATCCGCACCCTGACACCAGGAGCACACGATGACCACCACCGAGACCACGGCCCAGACCATCCGGATCGCCATCCGCGCGACACCCGAGCGGGTCTGGCAGGCCCTCACCGACGGGGACGTCACCCCTTCGTACTACCTCGGGTTCGAGGCCCACTACGACGACCTGACCCCCGGGGCGCCGTACTCCTACACCGCCGGCGGCGGCGACATGATCACCGGCGAGGTCCTCGAGGCCGACGCCGGGCGTCAGCTGAGGTCCACCTTCAACGGCCACTGGGACCCCGCCGTCGCCGAGCTCCCCGAATCGGTCGTCACCTTCGGCATCCAGGACCCGTTCATGCCCATGCCCGGCGTCACCGTCCTCACCTGCCGGCACGAGGGCCTGCCCGACACCGAGATCGCGCACCACCTCGAGATCGGCTGGGTCTCCATCCTCTCGGGCCTCAAGACGCTGCTCGAGACCGGGCAGCCGATGTCCGGGCCTCGCGCCTGATCGAGCGGGGCCCTCCCGTCACCAGGACCGGCCCGGCCGGTAGGTCCCGGCGCTCCACTCGTGGCCCTCGGGATCCAGCACCCGAGCCCGTCGCGTGCTCCACGCGGTGTCCTCGGGTGGGAACACGGACCGGGCGCCGGCCTCCACGGCACGGCCGAACCAGGTATCCACGGCGCTTGCATCATCCATCCACAGGTAGAGCCCGCCGCCCGTGCTCAGCCCGAGGAGGGGCGGCACCTGGTAGTCCCCGTCGGCGGTCGCGACCATCAGCACGGCGTCGCCGTAGCGGACCTCGGCGTGGAGGACCGAGCCGTCCGGTCCGGCCTGTTGGGCTGTCACCTCGAAGCCCACCGCCTGCACCAGGCGAGACCGGCTTCGCAGTCCCGGTAGCTCAGGTAGGCGTGCAGGGCGGGGCCGGACTCCATGGCCCTGATGATCGTCCTCCCGGGGCACGACCGGCAACGGCCCCGTCGTCAGCGCGACGGCCCTGACCCACCCGACCCGCTGAGCCATCCGTCCTTGCGCGACGCGCAGCGTGGAGTGGACAGGGCGGCCACTGACCCGGCAGTCAAGGCCCCTCGGTCCACGGTGCACCCGGCTCGATGCCGCGTTCAGCGTTGGAGCCGGCGTCCCGGACCTCGCGCCAGCCGGGGTTGGTGAGCCACCGGTCCTCGACGAGGACGGTCGGGGAGACCTCGTTGCCGTCGTTCACCTCGCGGACCCGGGCGGCGCCGACCTCGTCGTCGCGGAACCGCACGGAGCGGTGGGACACCCCGTGGAGGGTCAGGGCAGTCCTCAGCCTGATGCCGAACGGACATCCCGGCTTGAAGTACACGATCGGCTGCGACATCGGACCAACTTCCGTCATAGCGTCACTATGACGACCATAGTGCTACCATGACGCGTGGCTGTCAAGGGAACCAGTGGACACCGCCAGCGGCAGGCCGAGGCCACCAAGCTGGAGGTCGCACGCGTCGCCCGGGCGCTCTTCGCAGAGCACGGCTACGTCGCCACCACGATCAGCAGGATCTCCGCCGAGGCCGACATCCCGGTCCAGACGATCTACTCGGCCTTCGGGTCGAAGGCGAAGATCCTCGACAAGATCACCGAGCTCTGGATGGCCGAGGCCGAGACGACCGCACGCGCCGCCGCGTACCTCGAGGAAGCGGACCCCGCCCGGCAGCTGAGGTTGCTCGCCGAGCTCAACCGGCGCCAGATGCAGGCCGGCTCCGACGTCGTCGCGATCTACCAGGAGGCTGCGGCGTCGGACCCGCAGATGGCCGACACCCTGCGCAACGTCCTGGCCGCTCGGGAGCGCGAGGTCCGCAGGCTCATCGAAGCCGTAGCACCACGTCTCCGACCGGAGCTCACGGTCGACTCCGCCCTCGACGTCACGCTGGCGCTCACCCTGCCGGAGGTCTTCCACCTGCTGGTCGCCGAGCGGGGATGGAGCCACCGCCGCTACGAGACGTGGCTCGCCGCATCCCTGGTCGGCCAGCTGCTCCGGGACTGAGGGCGGCCGCACCGTGACCGGGCGGACCACCACCCCGGTTCCCCGATGACGGGGCTCCGCGGCGAACTCACCCGCTCCGGATGAGCCTCTCGCCGCCCCCATCAGACAGCCTGAGCAGCAGCACCGAGAGGAGGGCCATGAACTCCCTGGCCTCAGCAGTCGTCTGCGCGTGTCCACGAGTCCGGATCTCGCGTCGGGCTGGAGACTGACGCGGCCGCGCACGCGACCAAGGCGTGACTCGAGTCCTCATGCGACAGACACCTCGCGACGACATCACGGCCACGAGGCCCGTTGCCTCCCGTAGCAGGAACCTCGTGGCCGCCCTGGCGTTCGTCGTCGGGGGCTCGTTGTTCGCGCTGGGCGCGGCTCTCGCCCAGCTCGGCATCGGGACCCTGGTGTCGGTCAACGTCACCTACCTGATCGGTGGCGTCTTCTTCAGCCTCGGCGGCTACGTGTCGATCCTGCTCGCTCCGCCACACCACCGGCAGTGGCGCAGCGCGGTCATCCTGTTCGTCGGGACCTTGCTGTTCGCGGTCAGCCTCGTGGCGGCCTTCGCCGAGGGCCTCACCCCCCGACAGTCCAACGGGTGGATCTGGCTGCCTGACATCTGCGGCTGCGTCTGCTTCCTCGTCTCGGGACACCTCGCCATGCTCGAGGTGGGTGGGGGCCGGGTCAGGATCCGACCCCACGTCCTGGGCTGGTGGGTCGTGGCGGTCAACCAGCTCGGATCGGTCCTCTTCTTCCTCGCTGGGCTCGCCGCCTTCACACGTCCAGCCACCTCCCGCGCAGTCGACGTCGGCCTCGTCAACTGGGGCACCTTCGCCGGCGCGGTCTGCTTCGCGGTCGGGGGGCTCGTCCAGGCATTCGACACACCCACGTCTACCAAGAACGGCGGTTCACACAGCCCATGACGACATCCCATGAAGCAGAAGCCCTGTTCGGCAACCGGTTCCTCACCGAGCGAGCCCCGTCGACCACGTTCCCCGAGAACGGGATGCGGCCGACCGATGCCATGCGCCTGCTCGCGGAGGACCTCAACCTCGAAGGCGACCCGCAACGCAACCTGGCGACGTTCGTCACCACCTGGATGGAGCCCGAGGCCCAACGGATCATCGCCGAGAACCTGCACCGCAACTTCATCGACCACGCGGAGTACCCGATCTCAGCCGAGATCGAGCAACGCTGCGTGCGCATGCTGGCCGACCTCTTCCACGCCCCCGGCGAGACCACCGGCTGCCGGACCCAGGGATCCTCGGAGGCCATCATGCTCGGCGCCCTGTCCCTGAAGTGGAAGTGGAAGGAGCGGAGGGAGGCCGAGAACCGGTCGACCGACAGGCCGAACCTCGTGTTCGGAGGGGACGTCCACGTGGTGTGGGAGAAGTTCTGCCGCTACTTCGACGTCGAACCACGCATCGTCCCGCTCGAGAAGGACAAGTACACGATCGGACCCGCGGACGTGGAGCCTCACCTCGACGAGAACACGATCGGGGTGGCGGCCGTCCTCGGCACCACGTTCACCGGCCACATGGACGACATCCCGGGGATCAACCAGCTGCTCCTCGACATCAAGAGCCGTCGCGGCCTGGACATCCCGCTCCACGTGGACGGCGCCAGCGGCGCGTTCGTCTGGCCCTTCCTCCACCCCGACTCGCAGTGGGACTTCGCGTTGGAGCAGGTCCGGTCGATCAACGTGTCCGGGCACAAGTACGGGCTCGTCTACCCCGGGATCGGGTGGCTGGTCTTCCGGGAGAAGTCCGACCTCGCCGAGGACCTGGTCTTCTACGAGAACTACCTCGGAAAGACCGACGCGACCTTCACGCTCAACTTCTCGACGGGCGCAGCCATGGTCCTCGCGCAGTACTACAACTTCGTGCGCCTCGGACGCGACGGCTACACCTACGTGATGAAGCAGATGCAGCAGAACGCGAACACCCTGGCCACGAACCTGCGGGAGAGCGGCCGGTTCGAGGTGATCGGCGACGACCTCGAGCAGCTCCCGCTGGTGGCCTTCCGGCTGGCCGGCGACCACGCGTCGTACGACGAGTCCGACATCGCGTGGCAGCTGTCGGCCGAGCGCGGCTGGATGGTGCCGGCGTACACGCTTCCGCCGAACGCGCAGGAGGTGAAGATCATGCGTGCGCTGGTGAAGGAGACCATGAGCCGGGAGCAGGTCGAGCGGCTCACCCAGGACATCGCGGACGCCTGCACGACCCTCGACGAGAAGGGCGGGACGACGCAGACCGAGCGTCAACAGGTGAAACGGGGCACCGGGTACTGACCGCCGGGACCCGAACACCCTGGACCGAGTGATGCCCGAGGAGTCGACCTGATGACCGACGCGGACAGCCCGCCGGCGATCGACGTCGCGGCGACGGTGCGTTCGAAGCCCTACCTCGGCGCACTGCTGCTCGCCGCGGTCCTGGGCGTCCCCATCTCGGCGGCCGCCTACGGCTTCCTGGCACTCGTGACCGCGGTCCAGGAGCTGGTGTTCCACGACCTGCCGGGCGATCTGTTCGAGGCAGGACCGCCGGCCTGGTGGCCGGTGCCCTGGTTGCTCTTGTGCGGGTTGCTGACCGGCCTGACCATCCGACACCTGCCCGGCAACGGAGGCCACTCGCCCGCCCTCGGCTTCCACGCGGGCGGAGGTCCGCCGGTTCCCAAGGAGCTCCCGGGCGTCATCCTGGCCGCCCTGACGACCCTCAGCCTGGGCGCCGTGCTCGGGCCCGAGGCGCCTCTGATCGCCATCGGTGGCGGCCTGGCGGCACTGACCGTGCACCTGGCGAGGAAAGATGCGCCGCCGATGGCCCTCACGATCATGGCGTCGGCCGGCAGCTTCGCGGCGATCAGCACCCTGCTGGGATCCCCGGTGCTGGCAGCGTTCCTGATCATGGAGGCGGCCGGCATCGGGGGCGCGACCCTGAGCCTGGTGGCGTTGCCGGGGCTGCTCGCGTCCGGCGTCGGCGCCCTGGTCTTCGTCGGCCTCGACAGCTGGACCGGCCTCGGGAGCTTCTCGCTGGCCCTCACCTCGGTGCCACCGGCGGTGAGCCCCACCCTGGCCACCATGGCCTGGGCCCTTCCCGTCGGCGTGGCTGCGGCACTGCTCGGCTGGCTGATCCGCTGGGTCGGTCTGACGCTCCGTCCGGTGGTGCACCGCAACCGCGTGGTGGTGACCTCGGTGCTGGGGCTGCTCATCGGATCGGCCGCCATGGCGTACCAGCTGACCACCGGCAACCCCTTCACCCAGGTCCTGTTCTCCGGCCAGGACGACCTGCCCGCCCTGGTGGCGGATGCCGCCGGCTACTCGACCGGCGTCCTCCTCCTGCTCGCGCTCTGCAAGACCCTGGCCTACGGACTCTCGCTGGCTGCCTTCCGCGGCGGACCGGTGTTCCCTGCGATGTTCATCGGTGCCGTGCTGGGGATCGCTGCCGCCGGGCTACCCGGCATGAGCCTGGCCCCCGCGATCGGCATGGGGATCGGGGCCATGTGCTCGGCGATGCTTCGGCTGCCCCTGACCTCGACGCTGCTGGCCACCCTGCTGCTCGGCGCCGACGGCGTCTCGGTGACTCCCCAGGTCGTGGTGGCCGTCGCCGTGGCCTTCCTCGTCACCACCATGCTGCCGACCACCCGCGCGGCGACCTGACCCCAGGGGCCTGCCAACTCACGCAATCGAAGGTTGCGCATCCCTGCTGCGTCGGCTACCTTCATGAGCAACCAAACGTTGCGGGAGGGGTCATGGAGCTGGGATCCATCGAGCGTGAGCTCTACGTCGAGGCGACGCCCGAGATCGTGTTCGAGGTGGTGAGCGACCCGGCCCACGTGAAGCAGTGGTGGTCCGACGACGCACGCTACGAGACGGTGGTCGGGTCGGCGGGCGAGATCCTGTTCGCCGACGCCGACGGGGGGAAGGTCGAGGCGTTCACCGTCGTCGACGTGCAGCCGCCGACCCGTTTCTCGTTCCGCTGGACGCATCCGGCCGGGGACGAGGCGGCCGAGGGCAACTCCCTGCTCGTCACCTTCGAGCTCGTCCCCCAGGGCGCCGGCACGCTGGTGCGTTTCCGGGAGACCGGCTTCCGCGAGCGGGGCTGGACCGCAGCCTCTCTCGAGGCGAGCTACCAGGACCACGTCCAGGGCTGGGACTACTTCCTTCCGCGCCTCGTCACGTACGCCGCGACGCTGGACGCCCGGCCATGACCGACCGGATCGACGACGAGCTGTGGTCGGCGATCGGCGACCCCACCCGGCGCCGGATGCTCGACCTGCTGCTGGCGGCCGGGTCGGGAACGTCGACCTCGCTCAGCGAGCGGCTTCCGGTCAGCCGGCAGGCGGTCGCGAAGCACCTTGCCGTGCTCGACAGGGCCGGGCTGGTGCACGGGCGGGCGGCCGGCCGTGAGCGGCACTACCGGATCGACGAGGAGCAGTTCGCCCGCGCGCTCGCGCAGCTCACCACCGTGAGCACCGCCTGGGACGGCCGGCTCCGACGCCTCAAGCGCCTGGCCGAGGCGCTGCAGGCGAACGCGCAGGAAGAGCCGTGAGTCGGGTCGACGCCCTGCGCTGCGCGACGGCCGGGACCAGGAGCTCTCGACCACGACAGCTCGCTGTCGTCCCCACGCACGAAGCAACCAGTTCGAGGGCGGGATCCACCGCCTGGTCACGAAAGGAACGACACATGAGCGACCTGACCCACACCTTCACGACGGATGCGACTCCGCAGGAGGTCTATGAGGCCATCATCGACGTCCGCTCGTGGTGGGGTGCGACCAACATCGTCGGGCGCACCGACCACGTGGGCGCCGACTGGTTCTACCTGGTGCCGGACATCCACTACTCCAAGCAGCGCACCACCGAGCTCGCCCCCGGTGAGCGCGTGGTGTGGGAGTTCACCGACGGCTACCTCGACTTCATCACGGAGAAGGGCGAGTGGATCGGGACGACGGCTCGCTTCGACATCGCCTCCGACGGCGCCCGGACGCGAGTGACCTTCACCCACGAGGGCCTCGCCGCAGCCGACGAGTGCTTCGACGTCTGCCACGACGCCTGGCGTCACTACATCACCGAGAGCCTGGCCCAGCGGATCGCGACCGGCCAGGGCACGATGCGTACTCGCGAGGAGGACCAGGCGGCCGTGCGGCAGCACGCCGCGACCCGGTCGTAGGCACGGCGGCAGCAGACCTCGTCCTG
This genomic interval from Nocardioides euryhalodurans contains the following:
- a CDS encoding TetR/AcrR family transcriptional regulator, translated to MAVKGTSGHRQRQAEATKLEVARVARALFAEHGYVATTISRISAEADIPVQTIYSAFGSKAKILDKITELWMAEAETTARAAAYLEEADPARQLRLLAELNRRQMQAGSDVVAIYQEAAASDPQMADTLRNVLAAREREVRRLIEAVAPRLRPELTVDSALDVTLALTLPEVFHLLVAERGWSHRRYETWLAASLVGQLLRD
- a CDS encoding SRPBCC domain-containing protein; the protein is MELGSIERELYVEATPEIVFEVVSDPAHVKQWWSDDARYETVVGSAGEILFADADGGKVEAFTVVDVQPPTRFSFRWTHPAGDEAAEGNSLLVTFELVPQGAGTLVRFRETGFRERGWTAASLEASYQDHVQGWDYFLPRLVTYAATLDARP
- a CDS encoding MFS transporter — translated: MPVIRSRSAILATVCVAVLAINLNTTIVNIALPTLSRELDAGTRELLWIVDGYNLSFAALVLAAGSLSDRFGRRPALVLGLLGFGLASLAAALVDSSGALIATRFAAGVCAAVIFPTTLSIIANAYTDRRQRAAALGIWGAATGVGVAAGPVAGGWLLEHFAWQSVFWAMVPVAVVAIVMAIAFVPESRDPGVPPLDLPGLGVSVGLLGLLTWTIIEAPEAGWTSTQTLLGFGATLVLLSVFLRLEHRAEHPMLDITLFRDRRFSAAAAAVTISYFALFGFIFLITQFFQFVRDYSALGTGTRILPVALSIAISSIVGGLLAPRIGVKVVVATGMALLGASFLWISTMEADADYATTIVGQMILMGAGLGLISTPATESIMQVLPPARAGVGSAVNDATRELGGTLGVAVVGSLFSSLYASRLVELLEGRLPSDQLRAAEDSVGVADAIGAQVPGVAAAMEEAFMSGLGAACVMIGVLCVAGAVFSLVALPGNRFVPPSERGDLADDPGRPVTTAPPA
- a CDS encoding glutaredoxin domain-containing protein yields the protein MSQPIVYFKPGCPFGIRLRTALTLHGVSHRSVRFRDDEVGAARVREVNDGNEVSPTVLVEDRWLTNPGWREVRDAGSNAERGIEPGAPWTEGP
- a CDS encoding TetR/AcrR family transcriptional regulator, with the translated sequence MTSATYHHGNLRAALIETGLAMARESGPDGVALREVARRVGVSHNAAYRHFADREALLTEISAHAMEQLTEAMRTRIEAVSTRLDPVSGARRRLSEVGRAYVEFALAEPGLFRVAFASKADGAAESPLGPPTGEGPYGLLNDVLDELVATGYLDPARRAGSEVACWSAVHGFAELCLDGPLRLLPSSQREEVLTRLLDTVDRGLGDPA
- a CDS encoding VOC family protein, yielding MTAQQAGPDGSVLHAEVRYGDAVLMVATADGDYQVPPLLGLSTGGGLYLWMDDASAVDTWFGRAVEAGARSVFPPEDTAWSTRRARVLDPEGHEWSAGTYRPGRSW
- a CDS encoding ArsR/SmtB family transcription factor encodes the protein MTDRIDDELWSAIGDPTRRRMLDLLLAAGSGTSTSLSERLPVSRQAVAKHLAVLDRAGLVHGRAAGRERHYRIDEEQFARALAQLTTVSTAWDGRLRRLKRLAEALQANAQEEP
- a CDS encoding chloride channel protein, which encodes MTDADSPPAIDVAATVRSKPYLGALLLAAVLGVPISAAAYGFLALVTAVQELVFHDLPGDLFEAGPPAWWPVPWLLLCGLLTGLTIRHLPGNGGHSPALGFHAGGGPPVPKELPGVILAALTTLSLGAVLGPEAPLIAIGGGLAALTVHLARKDAPPMALTIMASAGSFAAISTLLGSPVLAAFLIMEAAGIGGATLSLVALPGLLASGVGALVFVGLDSWTGLGSFSLALTSVPPAVSPTLATMAWALPVGVAAALLGWLIRWVGLTLRPVVHRNRVVVTSVLGLLIGSAAMAYQLTTGNPFTQVLFSGQDDLPALVADAAGYSTGVLLLLALCKTLAYGLSLAAFRGGPVFPAMFIGAVLGIAAAGLPGMSLAPAIGMGIGAMCSAMLRLPLTSTLLATLLLGADGVSVTPQVVVAVAVAFLVTTMLPTTRAAT
- a CDS encoding MmcQ/YjbR family DNA-binding protein; the protein is MAVVDDVRPLGSELERSYEVFVRGRLKFRVKQIVYVAFSLDETVKGFAFPRDERAALVASEPQKFQLPSTSDLRFHWVHADLAALDPTEARELVVDAWRMVVPQKLSRAYDLAHPSGPG
- a CDS encoding RNA polymerase sigma factor — encoded protein: MTSPTAAAVDEVARTSYGRLVAYLATVSGDLAAAEDALGDALVAALSTWPDRGIPERPESWLLTAARRRIIDASRRRDVARSALPELARAIEERWEQQPAGEIPDDRLRLMFACAHPAIAPEMRSPLILQAVLGLDAARISRAFLVAPTTMGQRLVRAKAKIKDAGIPFRVPGPEELPERLDAVLEAVYAAYGTGWDDVDGLDDARQELVPEAIRLARLLTELLPGEPETHGLLSLMLHSHARHDARRDASGAYVPLADQDVTSWSRELVGEAERHLAVALGGGRLGPYQLLAAIQSLHNRRSATGQTHWNGIVQLYDGLIRLAPTTGTAVARAAAHRQVSGASTALAQLDALVAELGEAAVAGYQPYWVLRALCEQELGLPTAPASADRAVALTTSPHVTAHLRRTLRPGSA
- a CDS encoding SRPBCC domain-containing protein — protein: MTTTETTAQTIRIAIRATPERVWQALTDGDVTPSYYLGFEAHYDDLTPGAPYSYTAGGGDMITGEVLEADAGRQLRSTFNGHWDPAVAELPESVVTFGIQDPFMPMPGVTVLTCRHEGLPDTEIAHHLEIGWVSILSGLKTLLETGQPMSGPRA
- a CDS encoding glutamate decarboxylase, coding for MTTSHEAEALFGNRFLTERAPSTTFPENGMRPTDAMRLLAEDLNLEGDPQRNLATFVTTWMEPEAQRIIAENLHRNFIDHAEYPISAEIEQRCVRMLADLFHAPGETTGCRTQGSSEAIMLGALSLKWKWKERREAENRSTDRPNLVFGGDVHVVWEKFCRYFDVEPRIVPLEKDKYTIGPADVEPHLDENTIGVAAVLGTTFTGHMDDIPGINQLLLDIKSRRGLDIPLHVDGASGAFVWPFLHPDSQWDFALEQVRSINVSGHKYGLVYPGIGWLVFREKSDLAEDLVFYENYLGKTDATFTLNFSTGAAMVLAQYYNFVRLGRDGYTYVMKQMQQNANTLATNLRESGRFEVIGDDLEQLPLVAFRLAGDHASYDESDIAWQLSAERGWMVPAYTLPPNAQEVKIMRALVKETMSREQVERLTQDIADACTTLDEKGGTTQTERQQVKRGTGY
- a CDS encoding YciI family protein; the protein is MHYLIQALEDDDAFATRDHPERSGEYWESWQGYIDALTESGLLVGAGGLQPPWTATTVRVRDGRRRVQDGPFADTKEQLGGYFVIDVPDLDTALAWAERCPSASYASVEVRPLLPPRT